A single genomic interval of Chitinophaga sp. 180180018-3 harbors:
- a CDS encoding M1 family aminopeptidase — protein sequence MNLRNYISAKLLLLTGCIVLPYINSDAQSVYNPLEAFSPAEKQPATATRAADGRPGSGYWQNRADYNVQVSFDTLTRTIQGAVAITYTNNSTQALTYIWLVSGQNRFRKDSRAALLTPAKGNRFGVQEYTAGCKIESLEVGATKRTLQQAAYQETDIYTKVLLPIPLLPGRKTLIRLTYHFQLPYNGSDYMGIQPTPHGAVYQLGSMFPRVVVYDDIQGWNVAGSGYFVEPGSLGISITVPAGLIVQGTGELKNPEEVLSPAQLQRYRAAWKSDSVITIRSAADIAYSNKQSQGGTRTWRFAADNAGDGIWGISSSFVWDAVRANLPNGRVTLAMALYPPESNTEWKQITGQMKTILETYSGRWTPYAYTTAVNIAGSITGVAAPGVTVIDYQKSSRWNRTWTKTNHEIGHSWFNMMVPADSKYGWMCEGLNTFINLINCDTLRGEPPFTLPDATRRLAVNVGIPALNTPAPAVRTGIMAMVMYIKPALALTLLRDKVIGREKFDPAFRRFISEWTFKHPAPEDFFRMMENETGEDLQWFWRSWFLNDWKLDQGITDVVYVNNDPAQGANITIVNRGKMVMPVDVAIREAGGKPAIVRFPAQVWQQDSVHTFHYASTTPLEEVILDPGNELPDTDRSNNAWKKR from the coding sequence ATGAATCTACGGAATTATATTTCAGCGAAACTATTGTTGCTCACAGGATGCATCGTTCTGCCATATATCAACAGTGATGCACAATCCGTGTATAATCCGCTGGAAGCTTTTAGCCCGGCTGAGAAACAACCGGCCACGGCTACACGAGCGGCGGATGGCCGCCCTGGATCAGGATACTGGCAGAACCGGGCCGATTATAATGTACAGGTATCATTTGATACCCTCACACGTACTATACAAGGAGCAGTAGCAATAACTTACACCAATAACAGCACACAGGCATTGACCTACATCTGGCTGGTGTCGGGGCAGAACAGGTTCAGGAAAGATTCCCGCGCGGCATTGCTGACGCCCGCAAAGGGAAACAGGTTTGGTGTACAGGAGTATACTGCCGGTTGTAAGATAGAAAGCCTGGAAGTGGGTGCTACAAAACGAACCTTGCAGCAGGCAGCTTACCAGGAAACTGATATCTACACCAAAGTGCTGTTGCCCATACCTTTACTTCCCGGCCGTAAAACATTGATCAGGCTGACTTACCATTTTCAGTTGCCTTACAATGGTTCGGATTATATGGGAATCCAACCTACACCACATGGCGCTGTTTACCAGCTGGGTTCCATGTTTCCCCGTGTTGTCGTTTACGATGATATACAGGGATGGAACGTAGCCGGCAGCGGCTATTTCGTGGAGCCAGGCTCCCTCGGCATCAGCATCACTGTGCCCGCCGGTTTGATCGTGCAGGGTACAGGAGAATTGAAGAATCCGGAAGAAGTATTGTCGCCGGCGCAACTGCAACGCTACCGCGCAGCCTGGAAAAGTGATTCCGTTATCACCATCCGATCAGCCGCCGACATAGCGTACAGTAATAAACAGTCACAAGGCGGAACCCGTACCTGGCGCTTCGCCGCCGATAATGCAGGTGATGGTATATGGGGCATATCTTCATCATTTGTTTGGGATGCAGTAAGAGCAAATCTGCCGAATGGCCGTGTCACACTGGCAATGGCGCTGTATCCACCCGAAAGCAACACCGAATGGAAACAGATCACCGGGCAGATGAAAACCATACTGGAAACCTACTCCGGTAGGTGGACGCCCTATGCTTACACCACCGCCGTGAACATCGCAGGCTCCATCACCGGCGTGGCTGCTCCGGGAGTTACAGTGATCGACTATCAGAAAAGCAGTCGCTGGAACAGGACCTGGACTAAAACCAATCACGAAATAGGTCATAGCTGGTTCAATATGATGGTACCAGCCGATAGTAAATACGGCTGGATGTGCGAAGGGCTGAATACTTTTATCAATCTTATTAACTGCGATACGCTCCGCGGCGAGCCGCCATTTACCCTGCCCGATGCAACGAGGCGCTTAGCTGTTAATGTCGGGATCCCGGCGCTCAATACGCCGGCGCCGGCTGTACGAACAGGCATCATGGCCATGGTCATGTATATCAAGCCAGCCCTGGCACTCACGCTTTTGAGGGATAAGGTGATTGGCAGAGAAAAATTTGACCCCGCATTCAGGCGCTTCATTTCCGAATGGACCTTTAAACATCCTGCTCCGGAGGATTTTTTCAGGATGATGGAGAACGAAACAGGGGAAGACCTGCAGTGGTTCTGGCGCAGTTGGTTCCTGAACGACTGGAAGCTGGATCAGGGAATAACAGATGTGGTATATGTAAATAATGATCCTGCACAAGGCGCCAATATTACTATCGTTAACCGCGGTAAAATGGTGATGCCGGTGGATGTAGCTATCCGCGAAGCTGGCGGTAAACCGGCGATAGTCCGCTTTCCTGCACAGGTATGGCAACAGGATTCCGTTCATACTTTTCATTACGCTTCCACAACGCCACTGGAAGAAGTGATACTGGATCCGGGAAATGAATTGCCTGATACCGACAGAAGTAATAATGCCTGGAAAAAGCGGTGA
- a CDS encoding TlpA disulfide reductase family protein → MMKKSLVFLFCAGSFVASAQQKKQPAAAQGAKEVVITAKIDHLPNDSIVWLIEPYSKEVDSAYVKDHGFELRHAMPKGGSIYILQVGHEIKEDAATLIYLEEGKVNITGKGTGFKNAVFSGPSWVGEWQEAFKMVSDTALNAKLMALQTKFTEAKQLGDEDAVEKYTKEFMTLQTGQLQLYRDWMKKNSNSGVTGYLLTVFIPDNEKQALYESLGEHAKASRILMRWKYPGKIDPQPKPEFTIANTASNRPKIGEDAPAISLPDVNGKMVSLADFKGKYVLVDFWASWCGPCKGQEPFLKAAHEKYKDKNFVMLGASLDSKKDAWLKAIEKDELNWLHVSGLKGWEDDAAKAYSITAIPSNVLIGPDGKIVAMDLYSENLDKKLSEVLK, encoded by the coding sequence ATGATGAAAAAATCTCTTGTATTTCTTTTTTGTGCCGGCAGCTTTGTGGCATCGGCTCAGCAAAAGAAGCAGCCAGCCGCCGCGCAGGGAGCTAAAGAGGTTGTTATTACAGCCAAAATAGATCACCTGCCTAATGATAGTATTGTATGGTTGATCGAACCTTATTCGAAAGAAGTTGACTCAGCGTATGTTAAAGACCATGGTTTTGAATTAAGGCATGCTATGCCCAAAGGAGGAAGCATATATATACTGCAGGTAGGTCATGAAATAAAGGAAGATGCAGCAACGCTGATTTACCTGGAAGAAGGAAAAGTAAACATAACCGGGAAAGGAACCGGGTTTAAGAATGCTGTTTTTTCCGGCCCGTCCTGGGTGGGAGAATGGCAGGAAGCGTTTAAAATGGTATCGGATACAGCGCTTAATGCGAAACTGATGGCATTGCAAACTAAATTTACGGAAGCGAAGCAGCTGGGAGATGAGGATGCTGTGGAAAAATATACCAAGGAATTTATGACACTGCAAACCGGCCAGCTGCAACTATACAGGGATTGGATGAAGAAGAATTCGAATTCAGGTGTAACAGGATACCTGTTGACCGTATTTATCCCGGATAATGAGAAACAGGCGCTTTATGAATCGCTCGGTGAACATGCCAAAGCATCGCGGATCCTGATGCGCTGGAAATACCCGGGTAAGATCGATCCGCAGCCCAAACCTGAGTTTACCATAGCTAATACGGCCTCTAACCGTCCGAAGATCGGTGAAGATGCACCTGCTATCAGCCTGCCGGACGTGAATGGTAAAATGGTGTCTCTTGCAGATTTTAAAGGAAAATATGTACTGGTTGATTTCTGGGCAAGCTGGTGTGGCCCCTGCAAAGGCCAGGAGCCTTTCCTGAAGGCAGCTCACGAGAAATACAAAGACAAGAATTTCGTAATGCTCGGCGCTTCCCTGGATTCCAAGAAAGACGCATGGCTGAAAGCGATCGAAAAAGATGAGCTGAACTGGCTGCACGTTTCCGGATTGAAAGGCTGGGAAGATGATGCTGCAAAAGCATACAGCATTACTGCCATCCCATCGAATGTATTGATTGGCCCTGATGGGAAAATCGTAGCAATGGACCTGTATAGCGAAAACCTGGATAAGAAACTCTCCGAGGTACTAAAATAA
- a CDS encoding RagB/SusD family nutrient uptake outer membrane protein — protein sequence MKRIAIITICVLGLVSCKKFLAERSQSDVIPRSTKDFGEILYSNGYPTVSTLMQPYITLMDDDVQSYNGNSLIDIQPAVTHNAGAYQWQPDFIDVCKAAGSSTTESFNSWTVYYQLILGTNVALQYLDGSDGSTAEKNMYKGEAYALRAFYYFMLVNLYGKPYNDSSTTPDKSPGVPLMLSANLSEALPARNSVKEVYDRVVKDLDSAMILLDQVKINRPSYRISNVAAHLLASRIYLHMEQWNKVIEHADYVLSYHPQLMDLNTWGDPDPVNKRIIGAGNVETIWYYGSNDEGFTEGMNTAYDISGSLAACFDSTDARTKVYFQETLPFLKQYTPCDYGSQKSWGSSGDATHTNMGSSWRSSEAYLNRAEAYIQLYKTKGDVSAATEALKSLNTLRAKRIDPASFANWGVRPPDELLQMCRTERRRELFRECTHRWFDLRRYGMPSITHIYAPTPTTRVIYKLAARDPQYVIPIPNKILIRNTALMQNLQLTGPRQGQ from the coding sequence ATGAAAAGAATTGCTATAATAACTATCTGTGTGCTGGGTTTGGTTTCATGTAAGAAATTTCTGGCAGAAAGATCGCAGTCGGATGTAATACCAAGAAGTACCAAAGATTTCGGTGAGATACTGTATTCCAACGGTTACCCTACGGTAAGCACGCTGATGCAGCCTTATATTACGCTCATGGATGACGATGTTCAGAGTTATAACGGTAACTCGCTGATAGATATACAGCCGGCTGTAACGCACAATGCCGGCGCTTATCAGTGGCAACCCGATTTTATAGATGTTTGTAAAGCTGCGGGGAGTTCTACAACCGAAAGTTTTAATTCCTGGACGGTTTATTACCAGCTGATATTGGGAACTAATGTGGCATTGCAATACCTGGACGGATCAGACGGGAGTACCGCGGAAAAGAATATGTACAAAGGAGAAGCCTATGCCTTGCGGGCATTCTATTATTTTATGCTGGTGAATTTATATGGCAAACCCTATAATGATTCCAGCACTACGCCCGATAAATCGCCGGGTGTGCCCCTGATGCTTTCCGCTAACCTGTCGGAAGCCCTGCCGGCAAGAAACTCCGTGAAAGAAGTGTACGACCGTGTGGTAAAAGACCTCGACAGCGCCATGATATTGCTGGATCAGGTAAAGATCAATCGTCCGAGTTACCGGATTTCCAATGTGGCAGCACACTTGCTGGCAAGCAGGATATACCTGCATATGGAACAATGGAATAAGGTTATTGAACATGCCGATTATGTGCTCTCCTACCATCCCCAATTGATGGATCTGAATACCTGGGGAGATCCTGATCCGGTCAACAAACGTATCATCGGCGCGGGAAACGTGGAAACCATCTGGTATTATGGTAGCAACGATGAAGGATTCACCGAGGGAATGAATACGGCCTACGACATTTCCGGAAGTCTTGCTGCCTGTTTTGATTCCACCGATGCGCGGACAAAAGTTTACTTTCAGGAAACGTTGCCTTTTCTGAAGCAATATACTCCCTGCGATTATGGCAGCCAGAAATCATGGGGCTCCAGCGGCGATGCCACGCATACGAACATGGGTTCCAGCTGGAGGAGCTCAGAGGCCTATCTGAACCGCGCGGAAGCATATATACAACTGTATAAAACCAAAGGAGATGTGAGCGCTGCAACCGAAGCGCTGAAAAGCCTTAACACGCTCCGTGCAAAACGTATCGATCCCGCCAGCTTTGCCAACTGGGGCGTACGTCCGCCGGATGAACTGCTCCAGATGTGCCGTACGGAACGCAGGCGGGAGCTCTTCCGGGAATGCACGCACCGCTGGTTTGATCTCAGAAGATATGGTATGCCATCCATCACACATATTTATGCACCTACTCCTACTACCAGGGTTATTTATAAACTTGCCGCCAGGGATCCTCAGTACGTGATTCCGATTCCGAACAAAATATTAATCAGAAATACCGCGTTGATGCAAAACCTGCAGTTAACAGGCCCACGCCAGGGACAATAG
- a CDS encoding TlpA disulfide reductase family protein: MKNVLRIAIFLLLPACCFADPGFMIKGKVSGIISGYVAIKEMYQSPAGEPAPVLPPKVRIENGEFVFSGKVDHPVMVTLKVSTREFSIYLENTAYTVSGDLNTLTGASFRGSVLNDEFQQCLESHTAGPDYIKAHPDSEISAFLALFESAHSYSKSTAAYDQLGPNARKTWPGRELASVIEVFKKSAPGTVFPDLKLTGKNGKPFSIKNMAGKIVVLDFWASWCAPCRAYIPTLREHYEKYKGKGVEFISVSVDESKEKWQDALAELRMEWTQMLADGAFENGKGVKELLSINSIPHVIVVNKDGKIAASLDAYQKNELEPTLDKLTK, from the coding sequence ATGAAAAACGTATTAAGAATAGCCATATTCCTGTTGTTGCCGGCCTGCTGCTTCGCGGATCCCGGATTTATGATCAAAGGAAAAGTAAGCGGAATCATAAGCGGTTATGTTGCCATAAAAGAGATGTATCAATCACCCGCCGGCGAACCTGCACCAGTACTTCCTCCGAAGGTGCGTATTGAGAACGGTGAATTTGTTTTTTCCGGCAAGGTAGATCATCCCGTGATGGTAACGTTGAAAGTAAGCACCAGGGAGTTTTCTATCTACCTGGAAAATACGGCCTACACTGTTTCCGGCGACCTGAATACCCTGACAGGCGCTTCTTTCCGTGGAAGTGTATTAAACGATGAATTCCAGCAGTGCCTGGAAAGCCATACTGCGGGACCAGATTATATCAAGGCACATCCCGATAGTGAAATCTCCGCCTTTCTGGCACTCTTTGAATCAGCTCACTCATATAGCAAGTCTACAGCTGCTTATGATCAACTGGGCCCAAACGCCCGGAAAACATGGCCTGGCAGGGAGCTGGCATCAGTAATTGAGGTGTTCAAAAAAAGCGCCCCAGGTACAGTTTTCCCGGATCTAAAACTTACCGGTAAGAACGGAAAACCGTTTAGCATTAAAAACATGGCAGGCAAAATTGTAGTACTTGACTTCTGGGCGAGCTGGTGTGCTCCCTGCAGGGCTTATATTCCAACATTACGTGAGCACTATGAAAAGTATAAGGGCAAAGGTGTTGAATTCATCAGCGTATCTGTAGATGAGAGCAAGGAGAAATGGCAGGATGCACTGGCTGAACTCAGGATGGAATGGACGCAAATGCTGGCAGATGGCGCTTTTGAAAATGGAAAAGGAGTAAAGGAACTACTCAGCATCAATTCCATACCACATGTTATCGTCGTGAACAAAGATGGCAAAATTGCCGCTTCGCTGGATGCCTACCAGAAAAATGAACTTGAACCTACATTGGATAAGCTGACGAAATAA
- a CDS encoding SusC/RagA family TonB-linked outer membrane protein has translation MKKLLGFSSTRKMLQGFAMRLSGLFFLLLIVSAVTAQNREVLNKQVSYHAEKLPLLKVLKEIHALTDVRFTYNADIVRKQPAVTVSVKAATLGELLRQVLVNTNLAFDVDMGGIVIYPASGYPQTDNTVALQVFGQVVVNGKAEPLQGATIQVMSTNIGTVTAKDGMFSLLAKENDQLRISQLGMKTVIYTVKRHDGNAIIIKMDTVPQAIQEVVVNGYQKIDAKMATAAIFKLSGERAIEPGMASIDQMLQGKVPGLMLINTSGGVNARPTIRMRGTSTFVGNASPLWVIDNVVRPDPVDISATQLNTAITDGQNGNYSLIGSAVSGLNPYDIESITFLKDAAATAIYGTRAANGVIVVTTKKGKAGPMRLSYNTDLSFQQRPSYNNLHLMNSLQRVTLSRQLVEDGTIFNGNYNGFRENISYEGLVQALYARRISEPEFRTAVAKLETNNVDWFKVLFRNAFSMTHSVNMSGGAGKTTYYGSVSYSDNWGAAQKDGQKRYTADLSVHNETTSRLSVDFQLMGNYSKTMGYHPSISPLSYALKTNRAIPSDAFYPKSLSNALGGLPIPPPLTFNMLNDINQTENNASTRSVMASLILNYRLGKGLVLRNTSSAVMDAADQMSAAYDKSFYVTGIRNWNIDFLPTDGQLALSRLPYGGMATLSNMNSLSVETRTDITYNKDFFKGRDQFILTAGNVISSQQIKGVESTQPGYFPDRGQQFFANATSKSLLSKYQLTDKVNNVVSMYGSAIYSMNNKYVLTGTIRTDGSNRFGQYSNAKFLPNYGLSGKWVIGNEPWLQKSRFVTGLDLRASFGTQGNVVQAVGPELIASYDRSDQPDPVTGVPFLGIKSLPYPELRWEKTYQWNFGTDFALFDKRVEVNLDYYLKKSVDLLTNKPIAYEYGMDMMYENAGVAYNSGLELVLNVVALQRKNTRLSFRFMNFWNKNEVSKTYSRNDYMAYLNGTALIPGRARTSFYSYSYKGLNPENGLPMFNNVDAKVTTNDPANILVYSGQLYPKLNGSFSTEFSYKNFSISGDFFYALGGHKRLNPMFNMSASGSGVPNPFENVNRDLAQRWRKPGDEKTTNIPSIRDNNEADKIHLPISDIENMVSFSPVVIPYEAYDMSSLRVVDGSFLRCKNVRLNYSVPAAFVSRAGIRGLRLGCFVRNPFTIASKALQGQDPEIDGVGTTALPVTRQYGLSIGVNL, from the coding sequence GATATCCGCAAACCGATAATACCGTTGCACTACAGGTGTTCGGACAGGTAGTAGTGAATGGCAAGGCTGAGCCCCTGCAGGGAGCTACCATTCAGGTAATGAGCACTAATATTGGTACAGTTACCGCAAAAGATGGTATGTTTTCCCTGCTGGCGAAAGAGAATGATCAGCTGCGTATTTCACAGCTGGGGATGAAAACTGTAATTTATACGGTAAAGAGGCATGATGGAAATGCGATTATCATCAAAATGGATACGGTACCCCAGGCTATCCAGGAGGTAGTGGTGAACGGGTATCAGAAGATTGATGCAAAAATGGCCACTGCAGCCATTTTTAAACTCTCCGGGGAAAGAGCCATTGAACCAGGTATGGCTTCGATAGATCAGATGTTGCAGGGAAAGGTGCCCGGGCTGATGCTTATCAATACATCCGGCGGTGTGAATGCCCGGCCTACCATCCGTATGAGAGGTACCTCTACTTTTGTGGGGAACGCCAGCCCCCTGTGGGTGATCGATAATGTTGTACGCCCTGATCCCGTGGATATTTCGGCTACTCAATTAAATACTGCTATTACTGACGGACAAAACGGAAATTATTCCCTGATAGGAAGTGCGGTGAGTGGACTTAACCCCTATGATATTGAAAGCATTACTTTTCTGAAAGATGCCGCCGCCACTGCTATTTATGGGACACGGGCTGCCAACGGAGTAATCGTGGTAACTACTAAGAAAGGAAAAGCCGGTCCTATGAGACTGTCTTATAACACAGATCTTTCTTTCCAGCAACGACCATCATACAATAACCTCCATCTGATGAATTCCCTCCAAAGAGTGACGCTTTCCAGGCAACTGGTGGAAGACGGCACTATCTTCAATGGAAACTACAACGGTTTCAGGGAGAATATTTCCTATGAAGGTCTCGTACAGGCGCTGTATGCCAGAAGAATATCAGAACCGGAATTCAGAACTGCCGTGGCAAAACTGGAAACAAATAATGTGGATTGGTTCAAAGTACTGTTTAGAAATGCCTTCAGTATGACTCACTCTGTTAACATGAGTGGTGGAGCCGGAAAAACTACTTATTACGGTTCTGTTAGTTATTCTGACAACTGGGGCGCTGCACAAAAAGATGGACAAAAAAGATATACTGCCGACCTGTCGGTACACAATGAGACTACTTCGAGGTTATCGGTCGACTTCCAGTTGATGGGTAACTATTCCAAAACCATGGGTTATCATCCTTCTATTTCTCCCTTGTCATATGCCCTGAAAACTAACCGGGCAATCCCTTCAGATGCTTTCTATCCAAAATCACTTTCAAATGCCCTGGGCGGTTTGCCGATACCTCCTCCGCTGACATTCAACATGCTGAATGATATCAACCAAACGGAGAACAATGCCAGCACCCGCTCGGTCATGGCGAGTTTAATATTGAATTACAGACTCGGAAAAGGACTGGTTCTGAGAAATACTTCAAGTGCAGTAATGGATGCCGCAGATCAGATGTCTGCCGCTTATGATAAGAGTTTTTATGTTACCGGTATCAGAAATTGGAATATCGATTTTTTACCTACTGACGGACAGTTGGCATTGTCGAGATTACCTTACGGCGGTATGGCCACCCTGTCAAATATGAATTCCCTGAGTGTGGAAACCCGTACTGATATTACTTACAACAAGGATTTTTTTAAAGGAAGGGATCAGTTTATACTAACTGCCGGAAATGTGATCTCTTCCCAGCAGATAAAAGGTGTTGAATCTACTCAACCTGGTTACTTCCCTGACAGAGGCCAGCAGTTCTTTGCCAACGCAACATCGAAAAGCCTTCTCAGCAAATATCAGCTCACCGATAAAGTGAATAATGTTGTGTCGATGTATGGGAGTGCTATATATAGCATGAATAACAAATACGTACTGACTGGTACTATTCGTACTGATGGTTCAAATCGTTTCGGACAATACTCCAATGCCAAGTTCTTACCCAACTACGGCCTGTCGGGTAAATGGGTAATAGGAAATGAGCCCTGGCTTCAGAAGAGCCGTTTTGTTACAGGTCTGGACCTGAGAGCCTCTTTCGGAACCCAGGGGAACGTAGTGCAGGCGGTAGGTCCAGAGTTGATCGCCAGCTATGATCGGTCCGATCAGCCGGATCCTGTTACCGGTGTTCCGTTCCTGGGCATCAAGAGTTTACCCTATCCTGAATTAAGATGGGAAAAAACCTATCAATGGAATTTCGGAACCGACTTCGCACTGTTCGATAAAAGAGTAGAAGTGAACCTCGATTATTATCTCAAAAAGAGTGTTGACCTGCTCACCAATAAACCTATCGCTTATGAATACGGAATGGATATGATGTATGAAAATGCGGGCGTAGCCTATAATAGTGGACTGGAGCTGGTACTGAACGTAGTGGCGTTACAGCGGAAAAACACCCGTCTCTCGTTCAGGTTCATGAATTTCTGGAACAAGAACGAGGTAAGCAAAACTTACTCCAGGAACGACTATATGGCCTATCTCAATGGTACCGCGTTGATTCCCGGCCGGGCGAGAACATCCTTCTATTCATATTCCTACAAAGGCCTCAATCCGGAAAACGGGTTGCCTATGTTCAACAACGTGGATGCTAAAGTTACTACAAACGATCCCGCCAATATCCTCGTTTATTCAGGGCAGTTATACCCGAAATTGAACGGCAGCTTTTCGACAGAATTCAGCTACAAAAACTTCTCCATATCCGGTGATTTCTTCTATGCACTGGGTGGGCACAAACGTCTTAATCCTATGTTCAATATGAGTGCAAGCGGATCCGGCGTGCCTAATCCTTTCGAGAATGTAAACCGGGATCTGGCGCAACGCTGGCGTAAACCGGGAGATGAGAAAACAACGAATATCCCATCTATTCGCGACAATAACGAGGCCGACAAGATACACCTTCCTATTTCCGATATAGAAAACATGGTGTCGTTCTCGCCCGTTGTCATTCCTTATGAGGCGTATGATATGTCTAGTTTAAGGGTAGTTGATGGTAGTTTCCTCCGTTGCAAGAATGTCAGGCTGAATTATTCGGTGCCAGCTGCCTTTGTCAGCCGTGCAGGAATAAGAGGACTGAGACTGGGGTGTTTTGTAAGAAACCCGTTCACTATTGCCAGCAAAGCATTGCAGGGGCAGGATCCGGAAATAGACGGTGTTGGTACCACAGCGCTGCCGGTTACCAGGCAATATGGACTCAGTATAGGTGTAAATCTTTAA
- a CDS encoding carboxy terminal-processing peptidase produces MKIRLRKQHLLSCMAFTLTGFSAMAQSAVTSNQQAYRSGVINATFKKIKKDHFDPRPIDDKYSMAVWDKFIQALDGNKNIFLQEDIKRLSAFKNQIDDEVNTGSSAFFDTTFAIYSQRVKEAEEMCMKILSAPMDLSRKESVMVDRKNQPAPADKAAREDLWRKLLKAYTLRRYMDMEAAEPVTAHARKGVDARLEQAARGKVKKWCGQFFRQANAKDAISQKFALYMAVAVMEIDPHTAYTAPEDRSFNEMITKRYYGLGIELGEKDADFFVKRLLPGGTAYRSGKIKENDNILAIVDTKGELQDVSGWEQYQVATLLRGEKGTSVTLKLQQPGAQPRTETIERGEIIDSESKIKSALIEKDGKKFGYIYLPDFYLDASGFGLQGAGADMINEVAKLQENEVAGIIIDLRGNGGGSLDEAVKMDACFMPAGPVTWLRGKDSSRVYNSVTLNNPYNGPLVLMVDENSASASEIFAASLQDRGRAMIVGTTSTFGKGTAQMTYALGKMGDASKGIPDTAYGSMRLTQNKFYRVNGTSTQFKGVLSDIVLQDRMSLESIREKDFSSALPYDTLAVPSFPKLPLTYDYQAVVQHAKNRIGNNASFVQVAANMKKIKSLNEEPTPLNIDAYRNKYREISACEKAVRDGRELKGNRVLNAEQAFFLSISPASQKAAFTDNERRKEWLQKLGKDVYLDETVSVLEDMISNAR; encoded by the coding sequence ATGAAAATACGCTTGCGAAAGCAACATCTTCTTTCCTGCATGGCCTTTACACTGACAGGATTCAGTGCAATGGCACAGTCGGCTGTAACCAGCAATCAACAAGCCTACCGCAGTGGCGTTATCAATGCAACATTCAAAAAAATCAAGAAGGATCATTTTGATCCCAGGCCAATTGATGATAAATACTCGATGGCTGTCTGGGACAAGTTTATCCAGGCACTTGATGGTAATAAAAATATTTTTTTACAGGAAGATATTAAGAGGCTGTCTGCTTTTAAAAATCAGATTGATGATGAGGTGAATACAGGATCATCGGCTTTTTTTGATACCACATTTGCCATTTACAGCCAGCGGGTAAAAGAAGCAGAAGAGATGTGTATGAAGATATTGAGCGCTCCGATGGATCTGAGCAGGAAGGAGTCTGTAATGGTTGACCGGAAAAACCAGCCGGCTCCTGCTGATAAGGCCGCACGGGAAGATCTCTGGCGAAAATTACTGAAAGCATATACACTTCGCCGTTATATGGATATGGAGGCTGCTGAGCCTGTTACTGCGCACGCACGCAAAGGCGTTGATGCAAGACTGGAGCAGGCCGCCCGCGGAAAGGTAAAGAAGTGGTGCGGACAGTTTTTCCGGCAGGCGAATGCTAAAGACGCTATCAGCCAGAAGTTTGCACTGTACATGGCAGTAGCTGTAATGGAAATAGATCCGCATACTGCTTACACTGCGCCGGAAGACAGATCATTCAATGAAATGATCACTAAACGGTATTATGGTCTGGGGATTGAACTGGGAGAGAAAGATGCTGATTTCTTTGTAAAAAGACTATTACCAGGTGGCACAGCTTACAGAAGTGGAAAGATAAAGGAGAATGATAACATCCTTGCCATTGTGGATACCAAAGGTGAATTACAGGATGTGAGTGGATGGGAGCAATACCAGGTAGCTACATTGCTGAGAGGAGAAAAAGGTACATCGGTAACGTTGAAGCTTCAACAACCGGGCGCACAACCCAGAACAGAGACCATAGAAAGGGGAGAGATCATTGATTCGGAAAGCAAAATAAAAAGTGCGCTGATAGAAAAAGATGGGAAGAAATTCGGTTACATCTACCTGCCAGACTTTTATCTGGACGCCAGCGGGTTTGGACTCCAGGGAGCAGGAGCAGATATGATTAATGAAGTGGCAAAACTACAGGAGAATGAGGTAGCAGGTATTATCATCGATCTCCGGGGAAATGGTGGCGGATCGCTGGATGAAGCAGTGAAAATGGATGCTTGTTTCATGCCGGCAGGACCTGTTACCTGGCTTAGGGGAAAAGACAGTTCGCGCGTTTATAATTCCGTTACGCTCAATAACCCTTACAATGGACCATTGGTACTGATGGTAGATGAAAACAGTGCTTCCGCATCAGAGATCTTTGCAGCTTCCCTGCAGGACCGTGGCCGCGCCATGATTGTGGGCACTACTTCCACATTCGGAAAAGGAACCGCACAAATGACCTACGCATTAGGTAAAATGGGAGATGCCAGTAAAGGAATCCCGGATACGGCTTATGGCTCCATGCGACTTACACAGAATAAATTCTACCGCGTTAACGGCACTTCAACTCAATTCAAAGGAGTATTGTCCGACATCGTATTGCAAGACCGGATGTCGCTGGAGTCGATCAGGGAAAAGGATTTTTCGTCTGCGTTGCCTTACGATACACTGGCGGTACCTTCCTTCCCTAAGCTGCCTTTAACATACGATTATCAGGCAGTGGTGCAGCATGCAAAAAACCGCATTGGCAACAATGCATCATTTGTTCAGGTGGCTGCAAATATGAAAAAGATTAAATCGCTCAACGAAGAACCAACACCGTTAAATATCGATGCCTACCGCAATAAATACCGGGAAATATCGGCCTGCGAGAAAGCCGTCAGGGATGGCCGGGAGCTGAAAGGAAACCGTGTGCTGAATGCAGAACAGGCATTTTTCCTGAGCATCAGTCCCGCTTCCCAGAAGGCTGCATTTACAGATAATGAACGCCGGAAGGAATGGTTGCAGAAACTCGGAAAAGATGTTTACCTGGATGAAACTGTATCTGTATTAGAGGATATGATATCCAATGCCCGTTGA